A genomic region of Xiphophorus couchianus chromosome 9, X_couchianus-1.0, whole genome shotgun sequence contains the following coding sequences:
- the abl2 gene encoding tyrosine-protein kinase ABL2 isoform X3 — protein sequence MLLRCLQANSSFEDEWAALSGLQLRTGFSQGTDAEQKEVLTEAVRWSSKENLLGATESDPNLFVALYDFVASGDNTLSITKGEKLRVLGYNQNGEWSEVRSKNGQGWVPSNYITPVNSLEKHSWYHGPVSRSAAEYLLSSLINGSFLVRESESSPGQLSISLRYEGRVYHYRINTATDGKVYVTSESRFATLAELVHHHSTVPDGLVTTLHYPAPKCNKPTVYGVSPIHDKWEMERTDITMKHKLGGGQYGEVYVGVWKKYNLTVAVKTLKEDTMEVEEFLKEAAVMKEVKHPNLVQLLGVCTLEPPFYIVTEYMPHGNLLDYLRDCEKSEVNAVALLYMATQISSAMEYLEKKNFIHRDLAARNCLVGENHVVKVADFGLSRLMTGDTYTAHAGAKFPIKWTAPESLAYNTFSIKSDVWAFGVLLWEIATYGMSPYPGIDLSQVYDLLEKGYRMEQPEGCPPKVYELMRACWQWSPLDRPSFAEIHQAFETMFHDSSISEEVAEELCKTAHSVSHDMPLLPSKSRTLHKHTENKENIEGGLDGHSDHSTHSHSGWTSLFGGDGRSSSSPALPRKQQPRDKSPSSLLEDAQDIGTFTRDRKTGFFSSFIKKKSTSSSSSSSSPSSQVQQNLPTPPKRSSSFREMETQPHKKYEPTADFSAPPPLPQSDSLGGFSASPSHSHGEATQSQSRCCGAAFGQKPSAGGLGSQLTSGSSWSGLAGFFTPRLIKKTLGLRTGKTASSDESGIVGGPKPFPRSNSTSSMSSGLPDLERMALTLPRNRSAKSPLERTASTTSQLENGAARPSENLLRRMDEGTAQIRDRPKAKLLPRGTAVGVRAPGVGGEVGESESLSRVRDSREEGGGLDRQQSWSSPSKNSTSTHNHKVPVLISPTLKHSPADVHLVGLDSQGNRFKLLSEHQGERDRPRLVKPRCAPPPPPTLRGLQQSYSCDSEDQVSGAPVEVNGDAVKGQRSGRMSGGATTGRPSVPPPQVPPASSSSSCPASTNTTPTKMANGAATTASSSSQTAPSAGSKVALRRTRQQVERVPLERASREALLECAESLSSVLSSSSDSPSSSQVLDAGHQLLDCCSGYVDCIPQMRNKFAFREAVGKLELSLQELRASSSGGGCLSSVGSNTVLDNLHNCIKEISDVVQR from the exons GTGAGAAGCTGCGTGTGCTGGGCTACAACCAGAATGGAGAGTGGAGTGAGGTGCGGTCGAAGAACGGCCAGGGTTGGGTGCCCTCCAACTACATCACGCCGGTCAACAGTCTGGAGAAGCACAGCTGGTACCACGGACCGGTCTCCCGCAGCGCTGCAGAGTACCTGCTTTCCTCCCTCATCAACGGCAGTTTTCTGGTCCGGGAAAGTGAAAGCAGCCCTGGCCAGCTGTCCATCTCTCTGCGATACGAGGGGAGAGTGTACCACTACCGGATCAACACGGCCACTGATGGGAAG GTGTACGTCACATCCGAGAGCCGTTTCGCCACCCTGGCTGAGCTGGTCCACCACCACTCCACTGTACCTGACGGCCTGGTCACCACGCTGCACTATCCTGCACCCAAATGCAACAAGCCCACTGTGTACGGCGTTTCCCCCATTCACGATAAATGGGAGATGGAGCGCACAGACATCACCATGAAGCACAAGCTGGGAGGAGGCCAATATGGGGAGGTTTATGTTGGAGTTTGGAAGAAGTACAACCTCACTGTGGCTGTCAAAACGCTCAAG GAGGACACTATGGAAGTTGAGGAGTTTCTGAAAGAGGCAGCGGTTATGAAAGAGGTTAAACACCCAAACCTCGTTCAGCTACTTG gtGTGTGCACATTGGAGCCTCCTTTCTACATTGTGACAGAGTACATGCCACATGGCAACCTCCTGGATTACTTGAGAGATTGTGAAAAGTCTGAGGTGAATGCTGTGGCACTGCTCTACATGGCCACACAAATCTCCTCTGCTATGGAATATCTGGAGAAGAAGAATTTCATCCACAG GGACCTGGCGGCAAGAAATTGCCTGGTAGGTGAAAATCACGTTGTTAAAGTTGCGGACTTTGGTCTGAGCCGCTTGATGACCGGTGACACTTACACTGCTCACGCCGGAGCCAAGTTCCCCATCAAATGGACGGCACCAGAGAGCCTTGCATACAACACCTTCTCCATCAAATCTGACGTCTGGG CATTTGGTGTGCTGCTGTGGGAAATTGCCACCTACGGCATGTCTCCATACCCAGGCATAGACTTGTCTCAAGTGTACGATCTCCTGGAGAAAGGCTATCGCATGGAGCAACCAGAAGGATGTCCACCCAAAGTTTATGAACTAATGAGAGCAT GCTGGCAGTGGAGTCCTTTAGATCGACCATCATTTGCAGAGATACACCAGGCCTTTGAGACAATGTTCCATGACTCCAGCATTTCAGAAG AGGTTGCAGAGGAGTTGTGTAAGACGGCGCACTCTGTGAGTCACGACATGCCCCTGTTGCCTTCCAAATCCCGCACACTCCACAAGCACACGGAGAACAAGGAAAACATCGAGGGTGGACTGGACGGCCACTCTGACCACAGCACCCACAGCCACTCAG GTTGGACTTCTTTGTTCGGAGGGGACGGCCGATCAAGCAGCTCCCCAGCTCTCCCAAGAAAGCAGCAACCTCGAGATAAATCTCCCAGCAGCCTCTTGGAGGATGCGCAGGACATCGGCACATTCACACGAGACCGCAAAACTGGCTTCTTTAGCTCCTTCATTAAAAAGAAGTctacctcctcttcctcctcatcctcttcgCCATCTTCCCAGGTGCAACAGAACCTTCCCACACCTCCCAAGAGGAGCAGTTCCTTCCGGGAGATGGAGACGCAGCCTCACAAGAAATATGAACCCACAGCCGACTTCAGCGCACCTCCGCCCTTGCCCCAGTCGGACAGTTTAGGGGGCTTCTCTGCCTCTCCCTCTCACTCCCACGGGGAGGCCACCCAGTCCCAGTCTCGCTGCTGTGGGGCCGCTTTCGGACAGAAACCTTCCGCCGGGGGCCTTGGTTCTCAGCTGACGAGCGGCAGCAGCTGGAGTGGACTGGCTGGTTTCTTCACCCCCAGACTCATCAAAAAGACCCTGGGGCTTCGTACTGGAAAAACAGCCTCTTCAGATGAGAGTGGTATAGTTGGAGGACCGAAACCTTTCCCTAGGTCGAATTCTACCTCCTCGATGTCATCTGGGCTGCCGGACCTGGAGCGCATGGCTCTGACTTTACCGAGAAACCGCAGCGCAAAGTCGCCTCTGGAGAGAACTGCCTCCACAACATCTCAGCTGGAGAACGGGGCCGCTCGTCCCTCCGAAAATTTGTTGAGGAGGATGGATGAGGGAACCGCGCAGATCAGGGATAGGCCAAAAGCCAAGCTACTACCCCGGGGTACTGCTGTAGGGGTGAGGGCACCTGGGGTCGGGGGGGAGGTCGGGGAATCAGAAAGTCTGTCTCGGGTGagagacagcagagaggaaggtGGAGGGCTGGACAGGCAGCAGAGTTGGTCGTCTCCTTCCAAGAACTCCACCTCAACTCATAACCACAAAGTCCCGGTCCTCATCTCCCCGACGCTGAAGCACAGCCCAGCCGATGTGCACCTGGTCGGGCTGGACTCTCAGGGGAATCGCTTCAAGCTGCTGTCTGAGCACCAAGGCGAGCGGGACAGGCCACGGCTGGTAAAACCCCGCtgtgctcctcctcctcccccgaCTCTACGTGGTCTGCAGCAGTCCTACAGCTGTGACAGCGAGGACCAGGTCAGTGGAGCCCCTGTGGAAGTGAACGGAGACGCAGtaaaaggtcagaggtcagggcgAATGTCAGGAGGAGCAACGACAGGTAGACCATCAGTGCCACCGCCACAAGTGCCTCCTgcttcttcatcctcctcctgtCCTGCGAGCACCAACACGACTCCCACCAAAATGGCCAACGGAGCTGCTACCaccgcctcctcctcttcacaAACAGCACCATCTGCTGGCTCCAAAGTGGCACTGCGGCGAACCAGGCAGCAGGTGGAGAGGGTGCCCCTGGAGAGGGCTAGCCGCGAAGCCCTGCTGGAGTGCGCTGAGAGCCTCAGCAGCGTGCTCAGCTCCAGCTCTGACAGCCCCTCCAGCAGCCAGGTTCTGGACGCCGGCCACCAGCTGCTGGACTGCTGCTCAGGTTATGTGGACTGCATCCCTCAAATGAGGAACAAATTTGCCTTCCGAGAGGCAGTGGGCAAGCTGGAGCTGAGCCTGCAGGAACTGAGGGCCTCTTCTTCTGGAGGCGGGTGCCTGAGCAGTGTGGGGTCCAATACTGTGCTGGACAACCTGCACAACTGTATCAAAGAGATTAGCGACGTAGTACAGAGGTAG
- the abl2 gene encoding tyrosine-protein kinase ABL2 isoform X1, with translation MGQQVGRVGEVTSTALQPPQPHASQPHQGKGSRGSVAGRRPREPGCSTMMPPVRTTATNAPDPGINIFTQHSEVLTEAVRWSSKENLLGATESDPNLFVALYDFVASGDNTLSITKGEKLRVLGYNQNGEWSEVRSKNGQGWVPSNYITPVNSLEKHSWYHGPVSRSAAEYLLSSLINGSFLVRESESSPGQLSISLRYEGRVYHYRINTATDGKVYVTSESRFATLAELVHHHSTVPDGLVTTLHYPAPKCNKPTVYGVSPIHDKWEMERTDITMKHKLGGGQYGEVYVGVWKKYNLTVAVKTLKEDTMEVEEFLKEAAVMKEVKHPNLVQLLGVCTLEPPFYIVTEYMPHGNLLDYLRDCEKSEVNAVALLYMATQISSAMEYLEKKNFIHRDLAARNCLVGENHVVKVADFGLSRLMTGDTYTAHAGAKFPIKWTAPESLAYNTFSIKSDVWAFGVLLWEIATYGMSPYPGIDLSQVYDLLEKGYRMEQPEGCPPKVYELMRACWQWSPLDRPSFAEIHQAFETMFHDSSISEEVAEELCKTAHSVSHDMPLLPSKSRTLHKHTENKENIEGGLDGHSDHSTHSHSGWTSLFGGDGRSSSSPALPRKQQPRDKSPSSLLEDAQDIGTFTRDRKTGFFSSFIKKKSTSSSSSSSSPSSQVQQNLPTPPKRSSSFREMETQPHKKYEPTADFSAPPPLPQSDSLGGFSASPSHSHGEATQSQSRCCGAAFGQKPSAGGLGSQLTSGSSWSGLAGFFTPRLIKKTLGLRTGKTASSDESGIVGGPKPFPRSNSTSSMSSGLPDLERMALTLPRNRSAKSPLERTASTTSQLENGAARPSENLLRRMDEGTAQIRDRPKAKLLPRGTAVGVRAPGVGGEVGESESLSRVRDSREEGGGLDRQQSWSSPSKNSTSTHNHKVPVLISPTLKHSPADVHLVGLDSQGNRFKLLSEHQGERDRPRLVKPRCAPPPPPTLRGLQQSYSCDSEDQVSGAPVEVNGDAVKGQRSGRMSGGATTGRPSVPPPQVPPASSSSSCPASTNTTPTKMANGAATTASSSSQTAPSAGSKVALRRTRQQVERVPLERASREALLECAESLSSVLSSSSDSPSSSQVLDAGHQLLDCCSGYVDCIPQMRNKFAFREAVGKLELSLQELRASSSGGGCLSSVGSNTVLDNLHNCIKEISDVVQR, from the exons GTGAGAAGCTGCGTGTGCTGGGCTACAACCAGAATGGAGAGTGGAGTGAGGTGCGGTCGAAGAACGGCCAGGGTTGGGTGCCCTCCAACTACATCACGCCGGTCAACAGTCTGGAGAAGCACAGCTGGTACCACGGACCGGTCTCCCGCAGCGCTGCAGAGTACCTGCTTTCCTCCCTCATCAACGGCAGTTTTCTGGTCCGGGAAAGTGAAAGCAGCCCTGGCCAGCTGTCCATCTCTCTGCGATACGAGGGGAGAGTGTACCACTACCGGATCAACACGGCCACTGATGGGAAG GTGTACGTCACATCCGAGAGCCGTTTCGCCACCCTGGCTGAGCTGGTCCACCACCACTCCACTGTACCTGACGGCCTGGTCACCACGCTGCACTATCCTGCACCCAAATGCAACAAGCCCACTGTGTACGGCGTTTCCCCCATTCACGATAAATGGGAGATGGAGCGCACAGACATCACCATGAAGCACAAGCTGGGAGGAGGCCAATATGGGGAGGTTTATGTTGGAGTTTGGAAGAAGTACAACCTCACTGTGGCTGTCAAAACGCTCAAG GAGGACACTATGGAAGTTGAGGAGTTTCTGAAAGAGGCAGCGGTTATGAAAGAGGTTAAACACCCAAACCTCGTTCAGCTACTTG gtGTGTGCACATTGGAGCCTCCTTTCTACATTGTGACAGAGTACATGCCACATGGCAACCTCCTGGATTACTTGAGAGATTGTGAAAAGTCTGAGGTGAATGCTGTGGCACTGCTCTACATGGCCACACAAATCTCCTCTGCTATGGAATATCTGGAGAAGAAGAATTTCATCCACAG GGACCTGGCGGCAAGAAATTGCCTGGTAGGTGAAAATCACGTTGTTAAAGTTGCGGACTTTGGTCTGAGCCGCTTGATGACCGGTGACACTTACACTGCTCACGCCGGAGCCAAGTTCCCCATCAAATGGACGGCACCAGAGAGCCTTGCATACAACACCTTCTCCATCAAATCTGACGTCTGGG CATTTGGTGTGCTGCTGTGGGAAATTGCCACCTACGGCATGTCTCCATACCCAGGCATAGACTTGTCTCAAGTGTACGATCTCCTGGAGAAAGGCTATCGCATGGAGCAACCAGAAGGATGTCCACCCAAAGTTTATGAACTAATGAGAGCAT GCTGGCAGTGGAGTCCTTTAGATCGACCATCATTTGCAGAGATACACCAGGCCTTTGAGACAATGTTCCATGACTCCAGCATTTCAGAAG AGGTTGCAGAGGAGTTGTGTAAGACGGCGCACTCTGTGAGTCACGACATGCCCCTGTTGCCTTCCAAATCCCGCACACTCCACAAGCACACGGAGAACAAGGAAAACATCGAGGGTGGACTGGACGGCCACTCTGACCACAGCACCCACAGCCACTCAG GTTGGACTTCTTTGTTCGGAGGGGACGGCCGATCAAGCAGCTCCCCAGCTCTCCCAAGAAAGCAGCAACCTCGAGATAAATCTCCCAGCAGCCTCTTGGAGGATGCGCAGGACATCGGCACATTCACACGAGACCGCAAAACTGGCTTCTTTAGCTCCTTCATTAAAAAGAAGTctacctcctcttcctcctcatcctcttcgCCATCTTCCCAGGTGCAACAGAACCTTCCCACACCTCCCAAGAGGAGCAGTTCCTTCCGGGAGATGGAGACGCAGCCTCACAAGAAATATGAACCCACAGCCGACTTCAGCGCACCTCCGCCCTTGCCCCAGTCGGACAGTTTAGGGGGCTTCTCTGCCTCTCCCTCTCACTCCCACGGGGAGGCCACCCAGTCCCAGTCTCGCTGCTGTGGGGCCGCTTTCGGACAGAAACCTTCCGCCGGGGGCCTTGGTTCTCAGCTGACGAGCGGCAGCAGCTGGAGTGGACTGGCTGGTTTCTTCACCCCCAGACTCATCAAAAAGACCCTGGGGCTTCGTACTGGAAAAACAGCCTCTTCAGATGAGAGTGGTATAGTTGGAGGACCGAAACCTTTCCCTAGGTCGAATTCTACCTCCTCGATGTCATCTGGGCTGCCGGACCTGGAGCGCATGGCTCTGACTTTACCGAGAAACCGCAGCGCAAAGTCGCCTCTGGAGAGAACTGCCTCCACAACATCTCAGCTGGAGAACGGGGCCGCTCGTCCCTCCGAAAATTTGTTGAGGAGGATGGATGAGGGAACCGCGCAGATCAGGGATAGGCCAAAAGCCAAGCTACTACCCCGGGGTACTGCTGTAGGGGTGAGGGCACCTGGGGTCGGGGGGGAGGTCGGGGAATCAGAAAGTCTGTCTCGGGTGagagacagcagagaggaaggtGGAGGGCTGGACAGGCAGCAGAGTTGGTCGTCTCCTTCCAAGAACTCCACCTCAACTCATAACCACAAAGTCCCGGTCCTCATCTCCCCGACGCTGAAGCACAGCCCAGCCGATGTGCACCTGGTCGGGCTGGACTCTCAGGGGAATCGCTTCAAGCTGCTGTCTGAGCACCAAGGCGAGCGGGACAGGCCACGGCTGGTAAAACCCCGCtgtgctcctcctcctcccccgaCTCTACGTGGTCTGCAGCAGTCCTACAGCTGTGACAGCGAGGACCAGGTCAGTGGAGCCCCTGTGGAAGTGAACGGAGACGCAGtaaaaggtcagaggtcagggcgAATGTCAGGAGGAGCAACGACAGGTAGACCATCAGTGCCACCGCCACAAGTGCCTCCTgcttcttcatcctcctcctgtCCTGCGAGCACCAACACGACTCCCACCAAAATGGCCAACGGAGCTGCTACCaccgcctcctcctcttcacaAACAGCACCATCTGCTGGCTCCAAAGTGGCACTGCGGCGAACCAGGCAGCAGGTGGAGAGGGTGCCCCTGGAGAGGGCTAGCCGCGAAGCCCTGCTGGAGTGCGCTGAGAGCCTCAGCAGCGTGCTCAGCTCCAGCTCTGACAGCCCCTCCAGCAGCCAGGTTCTGGACGCCGGCCACCAGCTGCTGGACTGCTGCTCAGGTTATGTGGACTGCATCCCTCAAATGAGGAACAAATTTGCCTTCCGAGAGGCAGTGGGCAAGCTGGAGCTGAGCCTGCAGGAACTGAGGGCCTCTTCTTCTGGAGGCGGGTGCCTGAGCAGTGTGGGGTCCAATACTGTGCTGGACAACCTGCACAACTGTATCAAAGAGATTAGCGACGTAGTACAGAGGTAG
- the abl2 gene encoding tyrosine-protein kinase ABL2 isoform X2, protein MGQQVGRVGEVTSTALQPPQPHASQPHQGKGSRGSVAGRRPREPGCSTMMPPVRTTATNAPDPGINIFTQHSVLTEAVRWSSKENLLGATESDPNLFVALYDFVASGDNTLSITKGEKLRVLGYNQNGEWSEVRSKNGQGWVPSNYITPVNSLEKHSWYHGPVSRSAAEYLLSSLINGSFLVRESESSPGQLSISLRYEGRVYHYRINTATDGKVYVTSESRFATLAELVHHHSTVPDGLVTTLHYPAPKCNKPTVYGVSPIHDKWEMERTDITMKHKLGGGQYGEVYVGVWKKYNLTVAVKTLKEDTMEVEEFLKEAAVMKEVKHPNLVQLLGVCTLEPPFYIVTEYMPHGNLLDYLRDCEKSEVNAVALLYMATQISSAMEYLEKKNFIHRDLAARNCLVGENHVVKVADFGLSRLMTGDTYTAHAGAKFPIKWTAPESLAYNTFSIKSDVWAFGVLLWEIATYGMSPYPGIDLSQVYDLLEKGYRMEQPEGCPPKVYELMRACWQWSPLDRPSFAEIHQAFETMFHDSSISEEVAEELCKTAHSVSHDMPLLPSKSRTLHKHTENKENIEGGLDGHSDHSTHSHSGWTSLFGGDGRSSSSPALPRKQQPRDKSPSSLLEDAQDIGTFTRDRKTGFFSSFIKKKSTSSSSSSSSPSSQVQQNLPTPPKRSSSFREMETQPHKKYEPTADFSAPPPLPQSDSLGGFSASPSHSHGEATQSQSRCCGAAFGQKPSAGGLGSQLTSGSSWSGLAGFFTPRLIKKTLGLRTGKTASSDESGIVGGPKPFPRSNSTSSMSSGLPDLERMALTLPRNRSAKSPLERTASTTSQLENGAARPSENLLRRMDEGTAQIRDRPKAKLLPRGTAVGVRAPGVGGEVGESESLSRVRDSREEGGGLDRQQSWSSPSKNSTSTHNHKVPVLISPTLKHSPADVHLVGLDSQGNRFKLLSEHQGERDRPRLVKPRCAPPPPPTLRGLQQSYSCDSEDQVSGAPVEVNGDAVKGQRSGRMSGGATTGRPSVPPPQVPPASSSSSCPASTNTTPTKMANGAATTASSSSQTAPSAGSKVALRRTRQQVERVPLERASREALLECAESLSSVLSSSSDSPSSSQVLDAGHQLLDCCSGYVDCIPQMRNKFAFREAVGKLELSLQELRASSSGGGCLSSVGSNTVLDNLHNCIKEISDVVQR, encoded by the exons GTGAGAAGCTGCGTGTGCTGGGCTACAACCAGAATGGAGAGTGGAGTGAGGTGCGGTCGAAGAACGGCCAGGGTTGGGTGCCCTCCAACTACATCACGCCGGTCAACAGTCTGGAGAAGCACAGCTGGTACCACGGACCGGTCTCCCGCAGCGCTGCAGAGTACCTGCTTTCCTCCCTCATCAACGGCAGTTTTCTGGTCCGGGAAAGTGAAAGCAGCCCTGGCCAGCTGTCCATCTCTCTGCGATACGAGGGGAGAGTGTACCACTACCGGATCAACACGGCCACTGATGGGAAG GTGTACGTCACATCCGAGAGCCGTTTCGCCACCCTGGCTGAGCTGGTCCACCACCACTCCACTGTACCTGACGGCCTGGTCACCACGCTGCACTATCCTGCACCCAAATGCAACAAGCCCACTGTGTACGGCGTTTCCCCCATTCACGATAAATGGGAGATGGAGCGCACAGACATCACCATGAAGCACAAGCTGGGAGGAGGCCAATATGGGGAGGTTTATGTTGGAGTTTGGAAGAAGTACAACCTCACTGTGGCTGTCAAAACGCTCAAG GAGGACACTATGGAAGTTGAGGAGTTTCTGAAAGAGGCAGCGGTTATGAAAGAGGTTAAACACCCAAACCTCGTTCAGCTACTTG gtGTGTGCACATTGGAGCCTCCTTTCTACATTGTGACAGAGTACATGCCACATGGCAACCTCCTGGATTACTTGAGAGATTGTGAAAAGTCTGAGGTGAATGCTGTGGCACTGCTCTACATGGCCACACAAATCTCCTCTGCTATGGAATATCTGGAGAAGAAGAATTTCATCCACAG GGACCTGGCGGCAAGAAATTGCCTGGTAGGTGAAAATCACGTTGTTAAAGTTGCGGACTTTGGTCTGAGCCGCTTGATGACCGGTGACACTTACACTGCTCACGCCGGAGCCAAGTTCCCCATCAAATGGACGGCACCAGAGAGCCTTGCATACAACACCTTCTCCATCAAATCTGACGTCTGGG CATTTGGTGTGCTGCTGTGGGAAATTGCCACCTACGGCATGTCTCCATACCCAGGCATAGACTTGTCTCAAGTGTACGATCTCCTGGAGAAAGGCTATCGCATGGAGCAACCAGAAGGATGTCCACCCAAAGTTTATGAACTAATGAGAGCAT GCTGGCAGTGGAGTCCTTTAGATCGACCATCATTTGCAGAGATACACCAGGCCTTTGAGACAATGTTCCATGACTCCAGCATTTCAGAAG AGGTTGCAGAGGAGTTGTGTAAGACGGCGCACTCTGTGAGTCACGACATGCCCCTGTTGCCTTCCAAATCCCGCACACTCCACAAGCACACGGAGAACAAGGAAAACATCGAGGGTGGACTGGACGGCCACTCTGACCACAGCACCCACAGCCACTCAG GTTGGACTTCTTTGTTCGGAGGGGACGGCCGATCAAGCAGCTCCCCAGCTCTCCCAAGAAAGCAGCAACCTCGAGATAAATCTCCCAGCAGCCTCTTGGAGGATGCGCAGGACATCGGCACATTCACACGAGACCGCAAAACTGGCTTCTTTAGCTCCTTCATTAAAAAGAAGTctacctcctcttcctcctcatcctcttcgCCATCTTCCCAGGTGCAACAGAACCTTCCCACACCTCCCAAGAGGAGCAGTTCCTTCCGGGAGATGGAGACGCAGCCTCACAAGAAATATGAACCCACAGCCGACTTCAGCGCACCTCCGCCCTTGCCCCAGTCGGACAGTTTAGGGGGCTTCTCTGCCTCTCCCTCTCACTCCCACGGGGAGGCCACCCAGTCCCAGTCTCGCTGCTGTGGGGCCGCTTTCGGACAGAAACCTTCCGCCGGGGGCCTTGGTTCTCAGCTGACGAGCGGCAGCAGCTGGAGTGGACTGGCTGGTTTCTTCACCCCCAGACTCATCAAAAAGACCCTGGGGCTTCGTACTGGAAAAACAGCCTCTTCAGATGAGAGTGGTATAGTTGGAGGACCGAAACCTTTCCCTAGGTCGAATTCTACCTCCTCGATGTCATCTGGGCTGCCGGACCTGGAGCGCATGGCTCTGACTTTACCGAGAAACCGCAGCGCAAAGTCGCCTCTGGAGAGAACTGCCTCCACAACATCTCAGCTGGAGAACGGGGCCGCTCGTCCCTCCGAAAATTTGTTGAGGAGGATGGATGAGGGAACCGCGCAGATCAGGGATAGGCCAAAAGCCAAGCTACTACCCCGGGGTACTGCTGTAGGGGTGAGGGCACCTGGGGTCGGGGGGGAGGTCGGGGAATCAGAAAGTCTGTCTCGGGTGagagacagcagagaggaaggtGGAGGGCTGGACAGGCAGCAGAGTTGGTCGTCTCCTTCCAAGAACTCCACCTCAACTCATAACCACAAAGTCCCGGTCCTCATCTCCCCGACGCTGAAGCACAGCCCAGCCGATGTGCACCTGGTCGGGCTGGACTCTCAGGGGAATCGCTTCAAGCTGCTGTCTGAGCACCAAGGCGAGCGGGACAGGCCACGGCTGGTAAAACCCCGCtgtgctcctcctcctcccccgaCTCTACGTGGTCTGCAGCAGTCCTACAGCTGTGACAGCGAGGACCAGGTCAGTGGAGCCCCTGTGGAAGTGAACGGAGACGCAGtaaaaggtcagaggtcagggcgAATGTCAGGAGGAGCAACGACAGGTAGACCATCAGTGCCACCGCCACAAGTGCCTCCTgcttcttcatcctcctcctgtCCTGCGAGCACCAACACGACTCCCACCAAAATGGCCAACGGAGCTGCTACCaccgcctcctcctcttcacaAACAGCACCATCTGCTGGCTCCAAAGTGGCACTGCGGCGAACCAGGCAGCAGGTGGAGAGGGTGCCCCTGGAGAGGGCTAGCCGCGAAGCCCTGCTGGAGTGCGCTGAGAGCCTCAGCAGCGTGCTCAGCTCCAGCTCTGACAGCCCCTCCAGCAGCCAGGTTCTGGACGCCGGCCACCAGCTGCTGGACTGCTGCTCAGGTTATGTGGACTGCATCCCTCAAATGAGGAACAAATTTGCCTTCCGAGAGGCAGTGGGCAAGCTGGAGCTGAGCCTGCAGGAACTGAGGGCCTCTTCTTCTGGAGGCGGGTGCCTGAGCAGTGTGGGGTCCAATACTGTGCTGGACAACCTGCACAACTGTATCAAAGAGATTAGCGACGTAGTACAGAGGTAG